One Kangiella geojedonensis DNA segment encodes these proteins:
- the wrbA gene encoding NAD(P)H:quinone oxidoreductase translates to MNTILVLYYSRSGNTRAMARLIARGIDQIDDCEAMLRTVPPVSADHESTAEAIPSDGEPYVTLDDLERCDGLVLGSPTRFGNMAAPLKYFLETTSSQWLSGTLSGKPASVFTSTSSLHGGQESTLLTMMVPLLHHGMIISGIPYSETDLVKTTTGGTPYGASHLAGPDSNNDISASEKALCIAQGKRIAELSKKLKSF, encoded by the coding sequence ATGAATACGATCCTAGTACTTTACTACTCTCGCTCTGGCAATACCCGTGCTATGGCGAGACTGATTGCTCGTGGTATCGATCAAATTGATGACTGTGAAGCCATGTTAAGAACCGTGCCACCGGTCAGCGCCGATCATGAGTCAACGGCTGAAGCCATCCCCAGTGACGGTGAGCCCTACGTCACGCTGGACGATTTAGAACGCTGTGATGGCTTAGTTCTAGGTAGCCCTACTCGCTTCGGTAACATGGCGGCACCGTTAAAGTACTTCTTAGAGACAACATCATCGCAGTGGCTTTCAGGCACCTTAAGCGGAAAACCGGCCAGCGTTTTCACTTCAACCAGCTCGTTACACGGTGGACAAGAATCAACCTTGCTCACCATGATGGTGCCTTTACTCCATCATGGTATGATTATTTCAGGTATCCCCTATTCTGAAACCGATTTAGTTAAAACTACCACTGGTGGCACCCCTTATGGCGCGTCCCACCTAGCTGGGCCTGACAGCAATAACGATATAAGCGCCTCAGAAAAAGCCTTATGTATTGCTCAGGGCAAACGCATTGCAGAGCTTAGCAAAAAGCTTAAATCATTTTAA
- a CDS encoding DUF2069 domain-containing protein: MNIHLKKALRARLIAVASFLAIALILPVFIWLNHDNPALRWVSLVVWWLPLMFAIPGMFKGKTYTYGWTGFVILLPFFYAFFYITEPEKIVWSSVIVVLSVIYFLMSVSYVKQFALSQGVKTNADAKKVKGIE; the protein is encoded by the coding sequence ATGAATATCCATTTAAAGAAGGCCCTTAGAGCCAGATTAATAGCCGTCGCCAGCTTCTTGGCGATTGCCCTTATTCTTCCTGTATTTATCTGGTTGAATCATGACAATCCCGCTCTACGCTGGGTATCGTTAGTAGTATGGTGGTTGCCTTTGATGTTTGCCATTCCAGGAATGTTTAAGGGCAAGACTTATACCTATGGTTGGACTGGCTTTGTGATTCTTCTTCCTTTTTTCTATGCTTTTTTCTACATCACAGAACCTGAAAAAATCGTATGGTCGTCGGTCATCGTCGTGCTATCAGTCATCTACTTTCTCATGTCCGTCAGTTACGTCAAACAATTTGCTTTGTCGCAAGGAGTTAAGACCAATGCTGATGCAAAGAAAGTCAAAGGAATAGAGTGA
- the aroC gene encoding chorismate synthase, producing the protein MAGDSFGTLFKISNWGESHGKGIGVVVEGCPAGLKLTEEDIQPYLDKRRPGQSSITTRRDEADAVEIMSGTVDGITTGTPLTLFIRNKDQKSKDYSEMAKLYRPSHADYTYQQKYGIRDVAGGGRSSARVTAGHVAAGAVARKVLTQALGVDIFGYVKSVQDLELQTPPEDVNSDLIETNLVRCPEPELAEKMVKKIEAARKAGDSLGGVVECQLRKVPVGLGEPVFDKLEADLAKAMLSINASKGFEIGSGFAGTLMQGSTHNDVFFDDNGSVITKTNYSGGVQGGISNGMPIVFRVAFKPTPTIIREQETVNLEGKDVVFHGRGRHDPCVLPRAVPIVEAMAALVLCDHFLRFRAYKNLFDL; encoded by the coding sequence ATGGCGGGTGATAGCTTCGGAACATTATTTAAAATTAGTAACTGGGGCGAGTCCCACGGAAAGGGCATTGGCGTCGTTGTTGAAGGCTGCCCAGCTGGTTTGAAGCTGACGGAAGAAGATATTCAACCCTATTTGGATAAGCGCCGACCTGGACAAAGCTCTATCACCACGCGCAGAGATGAAGCTGATGCAGTGGAAATCATGTCTGGTACGGTGGACGGTATTACCACCGGGACACCACTGACCTTATTCATTCGTAACAAAGACCAAAAAAGCAAAGATTATTCAGAAATGGCGAAACTGTATCGTCCCAGTCATGCGGATTATACCTATCAACAAAAGTACGGTATTCGAGATGTTGCTGGTGGTGGTCGTAGCTCTGCTCGCGTAACGGCTGGGCATGTCGCTGCTGGAGCTGTTGCACGTAAAGTCTTAACTCAAGCGCTTGGTGTGGATATCTTCGGCTATGTTAAAAGTGTGCAAGATTTAGAGTTACAGACACCCCCAGAAGACGTGAATTCAGATCTGATTGAAACCAACCTTGTGCGCTGTCCTGAGCCCGAGCTAGCTGAAAAGATGGTGAAGAAGATAGAAGCTGCTCGTAAAGCTGGAGATTCTCTCGGTGGGGTCGTTGAGTGTCAGCTGCGTAAGGTCCCTGTAGGGTTAGGAGAGCCTGTATTCGATAAGCTGGAAGCTGACTTGGCAAAAGCAATGCTGTCGATAAACGCTAGTAAAGGCTTCGAAATTGGTTCTGGCTTTGCAGGCACCTTAATGCAAGGCTCAACTCATAACGATGTTTTCTTCGACGACAATGGCTCCGTTATTACCAAGACTAATTACTCTGGTGGTGTGCAGGGCGGGATCTCTAATGGTATGCCGATTGTGTTCCGAGTAGCTTTTAAGCCAACGCCAACCATTATTCGTGAGCAGGAGACGGTTAACCTAGAGGGAAAGGATGTGGTGTTTCATGGGCGTGGACGCCATGATCCTTGCGTATTACCAAGGGCAGTGCCAATCGTTGAGGCAATGGCTGCACTGGTATTATGCGATCATTTCTTACGTTTTAGAGCCTATAAAAACTTATTTGACCTATAA
- the aroA gene encoding 3-phosphoshikimate 1-carboxyvinyltransferase: MSNRQVITHNIQSPIVTVPGSKYLANRYIALAAIATGTTQLRNLPQNDDIEAALDAITQLGASVTEISPGVVDIEGIKHYSLAQTAEINCRDSGTLSRFITAVASNLSTEVVIDASQQMRQRPMQEVSQSLRELGVEVGSDTLPIKLKGPIKGGYVELDTSRSSQYLSGLLIACLKAKADTTLRLKGKTVSSSYIQLTKNAISLFGGVVEEVSNTELKIPAEQSVSAASIDIASDVVSSSYFMVAGLLAETSVTLKAFDFNSPQGESKFYQVLQQMGADIERTDSQLTLRYQQPLKGIEVDMGDMPDVVPTLVVLAMFAQGQTYITNIAHLAFKESNRIVDLCDELNKLGANIEYDDDSIRVTGGQKLTLHKLSSCHDHRLAMSFALLGIKMPGIVVTDAQAVEKSFPRYWEFLETIGIQTQVVDAS; the protein is encoded by the coding sequence ATGTCAAATAGACAAGTTATTACCCATAATATCCAGTCTCCGATAGTTACTGTGCCTGGTAGCAAGTACTTGGCGAATCGTTATATTGCACTGGCGGCTATTGCTACTGGCACCACTCAGTTGCGCAACTTACCGCAAAACGATGACATTGAAGCGGCGCTTGATGCTATCACTCAGCTGGGTGCGAGCGTGACTGAGATAAGCCCAGGTGTTGTTGATATTGAAGGGATTAAACATTACAGCCTTGCTCAAACTGCTGAAATTAATTGCCGTGATAGTGGCACACTCAGCCGATTTATTACTGCGGTTGCCAGTAACTTGAGTACTGAAGTTGTGATAGATGCCAGTCAGCAAATGCGTCAGCGGCCAATGCAGGAGGTCTCACAGAGCCTTCGTGAGCTTGGAGTGGAGGTGGGCAGCGATACTTTACCCATTAAACTTAAAGGGCCAATTAAGGGCGGGTATGTGGAACTGGATACCAGTCGCAGTAGCCAATATTTAAGTGGTTTGTTGATTGCTTGCCTTAAAGCCAAGGCCGACACGACACTAAGGCTCAAGGGGAAAACGGTCTCCTCAAGCTATATCCAGCTGACGAAAAATGCTATTTCATTGTTTGGTGGCGTAGTTGAAGAGGTTTCCAATACCGAACTCAAGATTCCTGCCGAGCAGTCGGTTAGTGCAGCGAGTATTGATATTGCCAGTGATGTGGTGAGTAGCAGTTATTTCATGGTGGCGGGGCTTCTGGCTGAAACTAGCGTCACTTTAAAGGCTTTTGATTTTAACTCCCCACAGGGCGAGTCCAAGTTTTACCAAGTGTTGCAGCAGATGGGTGCTGATATTGAGCGCACCGACAGTCAATTAACGTTAAGGTACCAACAGCCACTTAAAGGGATTGAGGTCGATATGGGCGATATGCCCGATGTGGTGCCTACTTTGGTGGTGCTTGCGATGTTTGCTCAAGGTCAAACCTATATTACTAATATTGCACATTTGGCATTCAAAGAGTCGAACCGCATCGTCGACCTATGTGATGAGCTCAACAAACTCGGTGCCAATATTGAATATGACGACGATAGCATTCGAGTGACTGGTGGACAGAAACTGACATTGCACAAATTATCGAGTTGCCATGATCATCGGCTGGCGATGAGTTTCGCGCTATTAGGCATTAAGATGCCAGGTATTGTCGTAACGGATGCTCAAGCTGTAGAAAAGTCATTCCCAAGATACTGGGAGTTTTTAGAGACCATTGGTATTCAAACACAGGTTGTGGATGCCTCTTAA
- the trpA gene encoding tryptophan synthase subunit alpha, with protein MRYQTMFDKSSANNHLAYIPFVIVGDPNEELSLHIIDQLVENGADGLELGLAFSDPVADGPVIQQAALRPLANNFSIEAGLNLIGKVRAKYPDLPIGLLTYANLVFAQGVETFFNKCHKVGIDSVLVADCPVKESQLFAQTAEDCSLQLVFIAPPDASDETLRQIADNSKGYTYVLSRKGITGTEVAATKAKTDFLGKLREFNSPPLVQGFGISEPKHVFDAANAGVDGIITGSAIVNLINQHYNNPQIMLERIGDYVRSIAQAAHTNHADTA; from the coding sequence ATGCGTTATCAAACTATGTTCGACAAGAGCTCAGCTAACAATCATTTAGCTTACATTCCTTTTGTGATCGTTGGTGACCCGAATGAAGAATTGTCATTACACATTATTGATCAATTAGTTGAGAACGGTGCAGACGGCCTTGAGTTGGGCTTAGCTTTTTCTGACCCTGTGGCGGATGGTCCCGTTATCCAGCAGGCTGCGTTAAGGCCTTTAGCAAATAACTTTTCGATTGAAGCAGGGCTAAACCTGATTGGTAAAGTACGAGCAAAATATCCTGACCTACCGATTGGTCTACTGACTTATGCTAATTTGGTCTTTGCTCAGGGCGTTGAAACCTTTTTTAATAAGTGCCACAAAGTAGGTATCGATTCGGTGCTGGTTGCTGACTGCCCAGTAAAAGAGTCACAGTTATTCGCTCAAACAGCTGAGGACTGTAGTTTGCAGTTGGTATTTATTGCGCCGCCTGATGCCAGTGACGAGACGTTGCGCCAGATTGCTGATAACAGTAAAGGTTACACTTATGTGTTAAGTCGAAAGGGCATTACTGGCACAGAAGTCGCGGCAACTAAAGCTAAAACGGACTTTTTAGGTAAGCTGAGAGAGTTCAACAGCCCTCCCTTGGTGCAGGGATTTGGTATTTCAGAGCCAAAGCATGTCTTTGATGCTGCAAATGCTGGCGTTGATGGAATTATTACGGGCTCAGCCATAGTTAACTTAATCAATCAACACTATAATAACCCTCAAATAATGCTGGAACGGATTGGCGACTATGTGCGCTCAATCGCTCAAGCTGCACACACGAATCATGCTGATACGGCTTAG
- the trpB gene encoding tryptophan synthase subunit beta: MSLNDTNSTKFEYDGAYIGQYGGQFVPQILVPALEQLEDAFESAITDDEFLSELNSLLNNYAGRPTPLTECKTFGRTENCRVFLKREDLLHGGAHKTNQVLAQALLAKRMGKTRIIAETGAGQHGVATALACALLGLKVTVYMGKKDCDRQAPNVFRMRLMGAEVIPVDNGSASLKDAINEALRDWAASYDDTHYLLGTAAGPHPFPKMVKRFQQVIGEEAKRQMLEQTGQLPDAVIACVGGGSNAIGIFADFIKEEHVKLIGVEPAGHGLDSDAHGATLLKGTEGIIHGARTHTLQTDEGQIIESHSISAGLDYPAVGPEHVHLMTSGRAEYVGVTDDEALEAFQELSHAEGIIPALESSHALAYAKKVSQEVKQPTVLLVNLSGRGDKDLSHVMSILEKDGDI, translated from the coding sequence ATGTCACTGAATGATACTAATTCAACTAAATTTGAATACGATGGCGCTTATATTGGGCAATATGGTGGTCAGTTCGTTCCTCAAATTTTAGTCCCAGCACTTGAGCAGCTAGAAGATGCCTTCGAAAGTGCTATCACGGATGATGAGTTTTTAAGCGAACTTAATTCGCTACTGAATAATTATGCGGGCAGGCCTACGCCACTAACGGAATGTAAAACTTTTGGGCGTACTGAAAACTGTCGTGTGTTTTTAAAGCGTGAAGACCTACTCCATGGCGGCGCCCATAAAACTAACCAGGTATTAGCGCAGGCCTTATTAGCAAAGCGTATGGGTAAAACACGAATCATTGCTGAAACTGGTGCCGGCCAACACGGCGTGGCGACGGCACTGGCGTGTGCACTGTTAGGTTTGAAAGTGACGGTTTATATGGGCAAGAAGGATTGTGACCGCCAAGCGCCAAATGTTTTTAGAATGCGCTTAATGGGCGCTGAAGTGATTCCCGTTGATAATGGTAGCGCTAGTTTAAAAGATGCTATCAATGAAGCGTTACGCGACTGGGCTGCAAGTTATGATGATACTCACTATTTACTGGGTACCGCTGCTGGGCCACATCCATTCCCGAAAATGGTGAAAAGGTTTCAACAAGTGATTGGAGAGGAAGCCAAAAGACAAATGCTGGAGCAAACAGGACAACTTCCTGATGCGGTCATTGCCTGTGTCGGTGGTGGCTCTAATGCTATAGGAATCTTTGCAGATTTTATTAAAGAAGAGCATGTGAAGCTTATTGGTGTTGAGCCTGCGGGACATGGCTTAGACTCAGATGCTCATGGTGCGACGTTACTCAAAGGCACCGAAGGTATTATTCATGGTGCACGAACGCACACTCTGCAAACTGATGAGGGACAAATTATAGAGTCGCACTCAATTTCAGCGGGATTGGATTACCCTGCTGTTGGGCCAGAACATGTACATCTGATGACCAGTGGTCGTGCTGAATACGTTGGCGTCACTGATGACGAAGCCTTAGAGGCTTTTCAGGAGTTGTCCCACGCAGAAGGAATCATCCCTGCTTTGGAGTCGTCGCACGCACTTGCTTATGCAAAAAAGGTGAGTCAGGAGGTTAAGCAACCAACGGTGTTATTAGTCAACTTATCGGGTCGTGGTGATAAAGACTTAAGCCACGTCATGAGTATTTTAGAGAAAGACGGAGACATTTAG
- the trpCF gene encoding bifunctional indole-3-glycerol-phosphate synthase TrpC/phosphoribosylanthranilate isomerase TrpF: MVNVLQAIVEHRRETLANSPDVSGLSPSTKSFYDALKQPHFGFIMECKMASPSKGLIREDFNLEEIVPIYNQYADAISVLTEDRFFRGSYANLQYVSEHTDKPVLCKDFILEPKQVRQARFYGADAILLMLSVLNDQEYTACQKEAEKYSLDILTEVHNEEELERALALEANIIGINNRNLKDLSIDLTHTERLVAAIPSDTIVVTESGIATHDDVLTLSPLADACLVGSSLMSQNDLELAAKQLVYGDIKVCGVKDQPSADILSELPVSSLGKIFVDASPRRVVEAGFTSNNPTIGVFQNHSIEDVNDSVIQHQLSGVQLHGDESTEYVETLRKKLPSSCLISKVISIREGGSLPVIPEYSVDEILLDTQVGSLKGGTGKPFDWSIITELKKQYPQFKFRVAGGVTPDNIRQLKSFGICAVDVCGGTEASPGVKSQERIEKLFANARALSGRSHLGDTPRNDQRG, encoded by the coding sequence ATGGTTAATGTGCTGCAAGCCATTGTCGAGCATCGTCGTGAAACGCTTGCTAATAGCCCAGACGTGTCGGGCTTATCCCCTAGCACCAAAAGCTTTTATGATGCACTGAAACAGCCTCATTTCGGCTTTATTATGGAGTGTAAAATGGCATCGCCATCGAAGGGGTTAATTCGCGAAGATTTTAATTTAGAAGAAATAGTGCCGATCTACAACCAGTATGCGGATGCTATCTCTGTATTGACCGAAGACCGCTTTTTCCGTGGTAGTTACGCTAATTTACAATATGTGAGTGAGCATACGGACAAGCCTGTTTTATGCAAAGACTTTATTCTGGAACCTAAGCAAGTACGCCAAGCTCGATTTTATGGTGCTGATGCAATTTTATTGATGTTGTCGGTGTTGAATGATCAAGAATATACGGCGTGTCAGAAAGAAGCTGAGAAGTACAGCTTAGATATTTTGACAGAAGTTCATAATGAGGAAGAGCTTGAGCGAGCCTTGGCTCTTGAAGCAAACATTATTGGTATCAATAATCGTAATTTAAAAGACTTAAGTATTGATCTTACCCATACTGAACGATTGGTAGCGGCCATTCCCAGCGATACTATCGTGGTTACCGAGTCAGGCATCGCTACTCATGATGATGTGTTAACGCTGTCGCCATTAGCTGATGCCTGTTTGGTCGGTAGCAGTCTAATGAGTCAGAATGATTTAGAGTTGGCAGCGAAACAGTTGGTTTATGGGGATATAAAAGTTTGTGGTGTTAAAGACCAGCCCTCAGCCGACATATTGAGTGAATTACCGGTATCATCTCTTGGTAAGATCTTCGTAGACGCTTCGCCTCGCAGAGTTGTGGAAGCTGGTTTCACATCAAACAATCCTACTATCGGGGTTTTTCAAAACCACAGCATTGAGGACGTTAATGATTCGGTTATTCAGCATCAACTTTCAGGTGTGCAACTGCATGGCGATGAAAGTACTGAGTACGTCGAGACTCTTAGGAAAAAACTTCCAAGCTCTTGTCTTATTTCAAAGGTTATTTCTATCCGAGAAGGGGGTAGTCTACCGGTAATTCCTGAGTATTCAGTTGATGAAATTTTGCTGGATACTCAGGTTGGTAGTTTAAAGGGTGGTACTGGAAAGCCTTTTGATTGGTCGATCATTACTGAATTAAAGAAGCAGTACCCGCAGTTTAAATTTCGGGTGGCCGGTGGCGTCACGCCCGATAATATTCGACAACTAAAGTCTTTTGGTATCTGTGCAGTTGATGTCTGTGGTGGTACCGAAGCTTCGCCAGGTGTTAAGTCACAAGAACGAATTGAAAAATTATTTGCTAATGCCAGAGCATTGTCTGGCAGAAGTCATCTAGGCGACACGCCTAGAAATGATCAAAGAGGTTAA
- the trpD gene encoding anthranilate phosphoribosyltransferase, protein MLNLLENVYQGQNLNFEQASGSFRQVLQGDIELPVVAAMLAALKTKGETVEEIAGAAAALRQEAQYFPPAEYSVSDCCGTGGDGLNTINVSTLVAIVAASAGVKIVKHGNRSVSSKCGSADLMEQLGVTIDLNAAKSKSLLDQANFCFLYAPDYHQGVKHVMPVRRSLKTRTIFNLIGPLANPALPDTQLLGVYDEQYLEPFAKILDLLGTKRALIVHGSGLDEIAVHGPTKAVMLNDGVIDKLELSPEDFSAKRHDLSAIQVSEGVDNKTAALQLLSGKAPEAHVDMVAVNCSALFVLNGLVADFKEGYDKAKHIIQSGQGLNHLNKIKELSHG, encoded by the coding sequence ATGCTGAATTTGCTTGAGAATGTCTACCAAGGGCAGAACCTAAACTTCGAACAGGCCAGCGGTTCTTTCCGTCAAGTATTGCAGGGTGATATAGAGCTGCCAGTGGTTGCTGCTATGTTAGCGGCACTTAAAACAAAGGGCGAGACGGTTGAAGAGATTGCCGGAGCTGCCGCTGCACTGAGACAGGAAGCCCAATACTTTCCGCCAGCCGAATACTCGGTCAGCGATTGTTGTGGAACTGGAGGAGATGGCTTAAATACCATCAATGTGTCCACATTAGTGGCCATTGTGGCGGCGTCTGCTGGTGTCAAGATTGTTAAGCATGGCAATCGCTCCGTGTCTTCTAAATGTGGCTCAGCTGATTTAATGGAACAGTTAGGCGTTACCATTGACTTAAATGCCGCTAAGAGTAAATCACTGCTCGACCAGGCAAACTTTTGTTTTTTATATGCTCCCGATTACCATCAGGGCGTGAAGCATGTCATGCCGGTCCGTCGTTCATTAAAGACCCGTACCATCTTTAACCTTATTGGCCCGTTAGCGAATCCTGCTTTGCCTGATACTCAGTTACTCGGTGTGTATGATGAGCAATATTTAGAACCTTTTGCTAAAATTTTAGACTTGCTGGGTACAAAAAGAGCTTTGATTGTTCATGGTTCAGGGCTGGATGAAATTGCTGTTCACGGCCCAACAAAAGCGGTCATGCTTAATGATGGCGTTATCGATAAGTTAGAGCTTTCTCCCGAGGACTTTTCAGCTAAACGTCACGATTTAAGTGCGATACAAGTTAGTGAAGGCGTCGATAACAAAACAGCAGCCCTTCAATTGCTCAGTGGCAAAGCGCCTGAGGCGCATGTGGATATGGTCGCGGTTAATTGTTCTGCGCTATTCGTGCTTAATGGCTTGGTTGCTGATTTTAAAGAAGGTTATGACAAGGCAAAGCATATTATTCAAAGTGGCCAAGGTTTGAATCACTTGAACAAGATTAAGGAGCTATCACATGGTTAA
- a CDS encoding anthranilate synthase component II codes for MKTLLIDNYDSFIYNLKYELELAGVEVTVCRNDIPYEELKKLTKTVDSIVLSPGPGSPKEAGHCIKLVRELSAEKPILGVCLGHQVIVEAFGGKVGTAKNIVHGKAANVYSYQSGLLDVLSSKITVARYHSLAATHLTKDLRVDAVTEDDEIMAISHIEYPVFGLQFHPESIMTRDGTKVLKNFIELALNKKSKKEGVSYAEFA; via the coding sequence ATGAAAACGTTATTGATCGATAACTATGATTCCTTTATCTACAACCTTAAGTATGAACTTGAGCTTGCAGGTGTCGAGGTGACTGTTTGTCGTAATGATATTCCTTACGAGGAATTAAAGAAGCTGACAAAAACCGTTGATTCGATTGTGCTGTCGCCTGGGCCGGGTTCCCCCAAAGAGGCGGGGCACTGCATTAAACTGGTTAGAGAGCTATCGGCAGAAAAACCGATACTTGGCGTCTGCTTGGGCCATCAAGTCATCGTTGAAGCCTTTGGCGGGAAAGTCGGCACAGCAAAAAATATTGTGCATGGAAAAGCGGCTAATGTTTATTCGTATCAGTCGGGGTTATTGGATGTTTTAAGTTCAAAAATTACAGTTGCTCGCTATCATTCTTTAGCTGCCACCCATCTAACCAAGGATTTACGAGTGGATGCGGTGACTGAAGATGATGAGATTATGGCTATTTCACATATTGAATACCCTGTATTTGGCTTACAGTTTCACCCTGAAAGCATTATGACTCGTGACGGTACAAAAGTACTAAAGAACTTTATTGAATTGGCATTGAATAAAAAAAGCAAAAAAGAAGGAGTGTCTTATGCTGAATTTGCTTGA
- a CDS encoding anthranilate synthase component 1: MQVKTLTRKLPLSLNPFQVYGVLADKGQLKHTALLETAEAGTHEHQRSVVMVSAALQIKALDNVVTMTALNPNGQELLKSIKSLEFLCQNFAINEKGQELNLVLGKRQSASNEAQRLSETTTVTVLQYLRDLLKDNTADNETSMLIGAFSYEVVEQYEKLPSISKSQEDYCFYVADQLVIQHRESQSAKVVVKGFGDNAENTVRLGVELENIYEVLVSQQSNELLSFDEQQENSSIALNISDNEYYEFVDRAKERIVKGDIFQVVLARTFNVSCSNAYKAYGKLRLTNPSPYMYFLNFGDKELFGASPESALKVNKKREVYLYPIAGTRKRAIDELTGEINHDHDSRVEFELIEDKKESAEHMMLVDLARNDLAKVVVPGSREVIQLKRIVKYSHVQHMVSEIKGVLKPEIDSLVAYRACANMGTLTGAPKIKAMEIIREQESEGRGYYGGAVCVLNANDEFDSAIIIRSAVVSDGVAKISAGAGIVHDSEPNLEALETVNKAKAVIDACRNNPPNSELLS, encoded by the coding sequence ATGCAAGTTAAGACGTTAACCCGTAAGCTACCTTTGAGCCTTAACCCGTTTCAGGTCTATGGTGTATTGGCGGACAAGGGGCAGCTAAAGCACACTGCTTTGTTAGAAACGGCAGAGGCTGGAACTCACGAACATCAGCGTAGCGTTGTGATGGTATCTGCTGCGCTTCAGATAAAGGCGCTGGATAATGTTGTAACAATGACAGCTTTAAACCCAAATGGTCAAGAGCTGCTGAAGTCTATTAAGTCGCTAGAGTTCTTATGTCAAAACTTTGCCATCAATGAGAAGGGGCAAGAGTTAAACTTAGTATTAGGAAAGAGGCAGTCCGCAAGCAACGAAGCGCAACGCTTGTCAGAAACGACGACAGTGACGGTGCTGCAATACCTGAGGGACTTACTAAAGGATAATACTGCTGATAACGAAACCTCTATGCTCATTGGTGCTTTTAGTTATGAGGTGGTTGAGCAGTATGAGAAATTACCCAGCATTAGCAAATCCCAAGAAGATTATTGCTTTTATGTGGCAGATCAACTGGTGATTCAACATCGTGAAAGTCAGTCGGCAAAAGTGGTGGTGAAAGGTTTTGGTGATAATGCTGAGAATACTGTTAGATTGGGCGTTGAGTTAGAAAACATCTATGAAGTTCTAGTAAGTCAGCAATCGAATGAACTCTTAAGTTTTGATGAACAGCAGGAAAACTCTTCGATAGCTTTAAACATTTCTGATAATGAATACTATGAATTTGTTGACCGAGCCAAGGAGCGCATCGTAAAAGGTGACATTTTCCAAGTGGTGCTAGCTCGAACGTTCAATGTATCTTGCTCGAACGCCTATAAAGCATACGGCAAGTTACGCTTAACCAATCCATCCCCTTATATGTATTTCCTTAACTTTGGCGATAAAGAGCTCTTTGGTGCAAGCCCAGAAAGTGCTCTTAAGGTCAATAAAAAGCGTGAGGTTTATCTTTACCCAATTGCAGGCACTCGTAAGCGTGCAATCGATGAGCTTACCGGTGAGATTAACCATGATCATGACTCCAGAGTCGAGTTCGAGTTAATAGAGGACAAGAAAGAGTCTGCTGAGCATATGATGTTAGTTGACCTTGCTCGTAACGACTTAGCAAAAGTCGTTGTTCCTGGTAGCCGTGAAGTTATTCAATTAAAGCGCATTGTTAAATATTCTCACGTTCAACACATGGTGTCAGAGATTAAAGGGGTGTTGAAGCCTGAGATTGATTCACTGGTTGCTTATCGAGCTTGTGCCAATATGGGGACGTTAACGGGTGCACCTAAAATTAAAGCCATGGAAATCATCCGCGAGCAAGAATCCGAAGGGCGGGGATATTATGGTGGCGCGGTTTGTGTGCTGAATGCCAATGATGAGTTTGATAGTGCCATTATAATCCGTTCGGCAGTAGTGAGTGACGGTGTTGCAAAGATATCTGCCGGTGCGGGTATTGTTCATGATTCTGAGCCAAATCTTGAAGCATTAGAAACGGTCAATAAAGCCAAAGCTGTGATTGATGCTTGTCGCAATAACCCACCAAATTCGGAGCTATTGTCATGA